In one window of Caminicella sporogenes DSM 14501 DNA:
- the tsaB gene encoding tRNA (adenosine(37)-N6)-threonylcarbamoyltransferase complex dimerization subunit type 1 TsaB, which translates to MNILAIDTSSLVATVAVINEEKLLGEYTINTPMTHSQKLMPIIDELMKQLDLKMDDIDLIAVSRGPGSFTGIRIGVATAKGLAHPNNIPIIGISSLEGLASNIPFSEYLICPIMDARRNQVYTGVYKWEENKLNNIVEEAPLTIKELTDILLKRKEKVIFLGDGLNRYGKDIIDKFKDKAILAPQYISMQRASSIGQLAFNKVKNGDAKLKSYLDIVPVYLRKSEAERQYEEKMKRCLCDEES; encoded by the coding sequence ATGAATATATTAGCTATAGATACTTCTTCACTTGTGGCTACAGTAGCAGTCATAAATGAAGAAAAATTATTAGGGGAATATACTATTAATACACCTATGACACATTCACAAAAACTTATGCCTATAATAGATGAACTCATGAAACAGTTAGATTTAAAAATGGATGATATAGATTTGATAGCTGTATCGAGAGGACCGGGTTCGTTTACTGGAATAAGAATAGGAGTAGCTACTGCAAAGGGGCTTGCTCATCCTAATAATATACCTATTATAGGAATTTCAAGTTTAGAAGGGCTTGCTAGTAATATTCCGTTTTCTGAATATTTGATTTGTCCAATAATGGATGCTAGAAGAAATCAAGTTTATACAGGTGTGTATAAATGGGAAGAAAATAAATTAAATAATATAGTAGAAGAAGCACCGCTTACGATAAAGGAATTAACAGATATACTTTTAAAAAGAAAAGAAAAAGTTATTTTTTTAGGTGATGGATTAAATAGATATGGTAAGGATATAATAGATAAGTTTAAGGATAAAGCTATATTAGCACCGCAGTATATATCAATGCAGAGAGCTTCTTCTATTGGACAGTTAGCTTTTAATAAAGTAAAAAATGGAGATGCAAAGCTTAAAAGTTATTTGGATATAGTGCCTGTATATCTTAGAAAATCAGAAGCTGAAAGGCAGTACGAAGAAAAAATGAAAAGGTGTTTGTGTGATGAAGAAAGTTAA
- a CDS encoding DUF3870 domain-containing protein, producing MRKVYGDDTVYFISYAKLPNSIAAAKLLDVVGVGLVINKKTGIIEDISCTLITEEAKLFLKDVMVGYNLHENGLDKLIDIIQNRFHGLSQKAICVAVKAAVERYEAWLKETSI from the coding sequence ATGAGAAAAGTATATGGAGATGATACAGTATATTTTATTTCATATGCTAAGTTACCTAATAGTATAGCTGCGGCGAAATTATTAGATGTAGTTGGTGTTGGATTAGTTATAAATAAAAAAACAGGAATTATTGAAGATATAAGTTGTACGCTTATTACAGAAGAAGCTAAGCTCTTTTTAAAAGATGTTATGGTCGGATATAATCTTCATGAAAATGGATTAGATAAGTTGATAGATATTATACAAAACAGGTTTCATGGACTTTCACAGAAGGCAATATGTGTAGCAGTAAAAGCGGCTGTTGAAAGATATGAAGCATGGCTTAAAGAGACAAGTATATAA
- the dhaK gene encoding dihydroxyacetone kinase subunit DhaK — MKKIINNPENVVNEMLDGIVKAHPEYVKRLEGFNVLVRADKHDKKKVALVSGGGSGHEPSHGGFVGEGMLDAAVAGEVFTSPTPDQVFEAIKAVDNGEGVLLIIKNYTGDVMNFQMAGELAEAEGIKVESVIVNDDVAVENSTWTTGRRGIAGTIFVHKIAGAAAEKGMNLSEVKRIAEKVISNVRSMGMSLTPCTVPAAGKPGFELAEDEMEVGLGIHGEPGTHREKIKPASEIVKDLLDKIFNDIDLKENDEVAVMINGLGGTPLMELYIVNNEVEKLMREKGLMIYRTIVGNYMTSLEMAGFSISVLKLDDELKELLDYKADTPAFKKL; from the coding sequence ATGAAAAAGATTATTAATAATCCAGAAAATGTAGTAAATGAGATGCTTGATGGCATAGTTAAGGCACATCCGGAGTATGTAAAAAGACTTGAAGGATTTAATGTTTTAGTTAGAGCTGATAAACATGATAAGAAAAAGGTTGCATTAGTAAGTGGTGGTGGGAGTGGGCACGAACCATCACATGGTGGATTTGTTGGTGAAGGTATGTTAGATGCTGCTGTAGCTGGAGAAGTATTTACATCTCCAACTCCTGACCAAGTTTTTGAGGCTATAAAGGCAGTTGATAATGGTGAGGGAGTATTATTAATAATTAAAAATTATACTGGAGATGTAATGAATTTTCAAATGGCTGGAGAATTGGCAGAAGCTGAAGGTATTAAAGTGGAAAGTGTAATTGTAAATGATGATGTTGCAGTTGAAAATAGTACTTGGACGACAGGTAGAAGGGGAATTGCAGGAACAATATTTGTGCATAAAATAGCAGGAGCGGCTGCTGAAAAGGGTATGAATCTTTCAGAAGTAAAAAGAATTGCTGAAAAGGTTATTTCAAATGTAAGGTCTATGGGAATGTCGTTGACTCCATGCACAGTACCTGCTGCTGGCAAACCGGGTTTTGAATTAGCTGAAGATGAAATGGAAGTTGGTTTAGGTATTCATGGAGAACCGGGAACACATAGAGAAAAAATAAAACCAGCAAGTGAAATAGTTAAAGATTTACTTGATAAGATTTTTAATGACATAGACTTAAAAGAAAATGATGAAGTTGCTGTAATGATAAATGGTTTAGGCGGAACTCCACTTATGGAATTATATATCGTTAATAATGAAGTTGAAAAATTGATGAGAGAAAAAGGACTTATGATATACAGAACAATTGTTGGAAATTATATGACTTCTTTGGAAATGGCAGGTTTTTCAATATCTGTATTGAAACTTGATGATGAACTTAAAGAATTGCTAGATTATAAAGCAGATACTCCTGCATTTAAAAAATTATAA
- the tsaE gene encoding tRNA (adenosine(37)-N6)-threonylcarbamoyltransferase complex ATPase subunit type 1 TsaE: MRKIISRSVEETKKIGYRLGKLLEKGDVVCLTGDLGAGKTTFTKSIARGLDVEEDVTSPTFTIINEYNGRLPVYHFDVYRINDIEEMYEIGFEEYFYGEGVCIVEWASKIEEIIPNKHLWIEIRLGDNENSREFYFKPSSNHFKKILEELDKE, encoded by the coding sequence ATGAGGAAAATAATAAGCAGAAGTGTTGAAGAAACTAAAAAGATTGGATATAGATTAGGCAAATTATTAGAAAAAGGCGATGTAGTCTGTTTAACTGGAGATTTAGGAGCTGGAAAGACTACATTTACAAAATCTATAGCAAGAGGACTCGATGTTGAGGAAGATGTTACAAGTCCAACGTTTACAATAATAAATGAATATAATGGAAGACTGCCTGTATATCATTTTGATGTATACAGGATAAATGATATAGAAGAAATGTATGAAATAGGATTTGAAGAATATTTTTATGGAGAAGGGGTTTGTATAGTTGAATGGGCTTCAAAAATAGAGGAAATTATTCCTAATAAGCATCTTTGGATAGAGATAAGATTAGGCGATAATGAAAATAGCAGAGAATTTTATTTTAAACCTTCATCAAATCACTTTAAAAAAATATTAGAGGAGCTTGATAAAGAATGA
- the rimI gene encoding ribosomal protein S18-alanine N-acetyltransferase, with protein MKKVNVRKMDLKDIDSVIEIENKSFKVPWSKKSFEREVKENMLAKYFVVEYDEKVVGYGGMWFIIDEIHITNIAVHPDFRGMNLGSFLLKSMIEYAESIGIYKMTLEVRKSNIVAQNLYKKFGFKECGVRPKYYENNEDAIIMWREL; from the coding sequence ATGAAGAAAGTTAATGTTAGAAAGATGGATTTAAAAGACATAGATTCAGTAATAGAAATAGAAAATAAAAGTTTTAAAGTGCCTTGGTCTAAAAAGTCTTTTGAAAGAGAAGTAAAAGAAAATATGTTAGCTAAGTACTTTGTAGTTGAATATGATGAAAAAGTAGTTGGCTATGGTGGGATGTGGTTTATAATTGATGAAATTCATATAACAAATATTGCTGTACATCCAGATTTTAGAGGTATGAATTTAGGAAGTTTTTTATTAAAATCTATGATAGAATATGCTGAAAGTATAGGTATATATAAGATGACATTAGAAGTGAGAAAAAGCAATATAGTTGCACAAAATCTATATAAAAAGTTTGGATTTAAAGAGTGTGGTGTAAGACCTAAATACTATGAAAATAATGAAGATGCCATAATTATGTGGAGAGAATTATAG
- a CDS encoding aspartyl-phosphate phosphatase Spo0E family protein — MSILDDNKNLIKEIDVLRKMLESHLSEADKPTEKEVVKISQELDKLIVLYYKKIGYSEENKLSE, encoded by the coding sequence ATGTCCATACTTGATGATAATAAAAATTTAATTAAAGAGATTGATGTTTTAAGAAAAATGCTTGAAAGCCATTTGTCTGAAGCTGATAAGCCTACAGAAAAAGAAGTAGTAAAAATTAGTCAGGAATTAGATAAACTTATAGTTTTATATTATAAAAAGATAGGATATAGTGAAGAAAATAAGCTGTCTGAATAA
- a CDS encoding amidohydrolase → MLLIKNGKVYTMEGKVYNKVSILIEDGKIKEIGENIVAPLDVEVIDAEGKIVMPGFIDAHCHLGMWEDAIGFEGADGNEMTDPVTPHLRAIDAINPLDRSFEEARQGGITCVATGPGSANVIGGQFAAIKTYGDRIDDMIVKAPMAMKCAFGENPKRVYNEKKLSPMTRMATAAILRESLMKAREYKRKLDKAGDDISKRPAFDMKMEALLPVLNKEIPLKAHAHRADDILTSIRIAKEFDVRITLEHCTEGHLIAHHIKNENLAAVVGPSFGTRTKFELKNLTFETPGILSKAGVKVAIMTDSPVVPLQYLPLCASLAVKSGMDEEEALKAITINAAEIMEVDDRVGSIKEGKDADIVIWSVHPFDINSEVLYTIIDGKVVYKK, encoded by the coding sequence ATGCTTTTAATTAAAAATGGAAAAGTTTATACTATGGAAGGTAAAGTTTATAATAAAGTAAGTATCTTAATAGAAGATGGGAAAATAAAGGAAATAGGAGAAAATATAGTAGCTCCTCTTGATGTAGAGGTAATTGATGCAGAAGGTAAAATTGTAATGCCCGGTTTTATAGATGCACATTGTCATTTAGGTATGTGGGAAGATGCTATTGGATTTGAAGGAGCAGATGGAAATGAAATGACTGACCCTGTAACCCCGCATTTGAGAGCTATAGATGCAATAAATCCACTTGATAGGAGTTTTGAGGAAGCTAGACAGGGTGGCATAACTTGTGTAGCTACAGGTCCGGGAAGTGCAAATGTTATAGGAGGACAGTTTGCTGCTATAAAGACATACGGAGATAGAATAGATGATATGATAGTAAAAGCTCCTATGGCTATGAAATGTGCTTTTGGAGAAAATCCAAAGAGAGTTTATAATGAAAAAAAGTTAAGTCCTATGACTAGAATGGCTACAGCTGCAATTCTTAGAGAAAGTCTTATGAAAGCAAGAGAATATAAAAGAAAGCTTGATAAAGCAGGTGATGATATATCAAAACGTCCTGCCTTTGATATGAAAATGGAAGCTCTTTTACCAGTTTTAAATAAAGAAATTCCTCTTAAAGCTCATGCACATAGAGCAGATGATATTTTAACTTCTATTAGGATAGCTAAAGAGTTTGATGTGAGAATAACTTTGGAACATTGTACTGAAGGTCATTTGATAGCTCATCATATAAAAAATGAAAATCTTGCTGCAGTTGTTGGACCAAGTTTTGGAACAAGGACAAAATTTGAACTTAAAAATTTAACTTTTGAGACTCCCGGTATTTTGAGTAAAGCAGGTGTAAAAGTTGCTATTATGACAGATAGTCCTGTTGTACCCCTTCAATATTTGCCACTTTGTGCATCATTAGCAGTAAAATCTGGTATGGATGAAGAAGAAGCGTTAAAGGCTATTACAATAAATGCAGCTGAGATAATGGAAGTAGATGATAGAGTAGGAAGTATAAAGGAAGGTAAAGATGCTGATATAGTTATTTGGAGTGTTCATCCATTTGATATAAATTCTGAAGTTTTATATACAATAATAGATGGAAAAGTAGTATATAAAAAATGA
- the dhaL gene encoding dihydroxyacetone kinase subunit DhaL: MITRDMLLKILHNIAKVIEENRQFLTDLDAAIGDGDHGINMNKGFKAVEEKLNSLKDKDCGTILKTTAMTLISTVGGASGPLYGTAFLKASAVVNGKMELSSQDIIKMFEEAINGVMMRGKAQRGEKTMLDALIPAYEVLKNSIESGKSLKEAFQDAAKAAYEGVEYTKTIKATKGRASYLGDRSIGHQDAGATSSYLMIKTIAETLD, from the coding sequence ATGATAACAAGAGATATGCTATTAAAAATACTACATAATATTGCTAAAGTAATAGAAGAAAATAGACAGTTTTTAACTGATTTAGATGCAGCTATAGGTGATGGAGACCATGGAATAAATATGAATAAAGGATTTAAAGCTGTTGAGGAGAAATTAAATTCTTTGAAAGATAAAGATTGTGGAACTATACTTAAAACAACTGCTATGACATTGATTTCAACAGTTGGAGGAGCTTCAGGACCTCTTTATGGTACAGCTTTTTTAAAAGCATCAGCAGTTGTAAATGGAAAAATGGAGCTTAGCAGTCAGGATATAATAAAGATGTTTGAGGAAGCTATAAATGGAGTAATGATGAGAGGAAAAGCACAAAGAGGAGAAAAAACTATGTTAGATGCTCTTATTCCAGCTTATGAAGTACTTAAAAATTCTATAGAAAGTGGAAAATCATTAAAAGAAGCTTTTCAAGATGCAGCTAAAGCAGCTTATGAAGGAGTAGAGTATACTAAAACAATAAAAGCTACAAAGGGAAGAGCAAGTTATTTAGGGGATAGGAGTATAGGACATCAAGATGCTGGTGCAACTTCAAGTTATTTAATGATAAAAACTATAGCAGAAACGTTAGATTAA
- a CDS encoding ECF transporter S component → MSEKVNFRKERIFNFKEILKISNMVKISFLSVLSFIIMLIEIPVPFFPGFLKIDLSDVPALVAGFTLGPIGGILVEFIKNLLHFIIKTDTGGVGEFANFLIGIALVIPSATMYRIKRVRKMAFLGMGLGIILMGIVGALANYYILIPFYAKMMPIEQIIAWSSAANGAIRDLKTLILYGILPFNIIKGIVIVIFTSAIYKKISHLFV, encoded by the coding sequence ATGTCCGAAAAAGTTAATTTTAGAAAAGAAAGGATATTTAATTTTAAAGAAATATTGAAAATTAGTAATATGGTAAAAATATCATTTTTATCAGTTTTATCTTTTATCATTATGCTTATAGAAATACCTGTGCCATTTTTTCCGGGGTTTTTAAAGATTGATTTAAGTGATGTTCCTGCATTAGTAGCTGGATTTACATTAGGACCTATAGGCGGTATATTAGTAGAGTTTATTAAAAATTTACTTCACTTTATCATAAAAACTGATACAGGTGGAGTAGGAGAATTTGCAAACTTTTTAATAGGTATTGCTTTGGTAATACCATCAGCTACTATGTATAGAATAAAAAGAGTTAGAAAAATGGCTTTTTTAGGTATGGGACTTGGTATTATTTTGATGGGAATAGTAGGAGCTTTGGCTAATTATTATATATTGATACCTTTTTATGCGAAAATGATGCCTATAGAGCAGATAATAGCGTGGAGTAGTGCAGCAAATGGAGCTATAAGAGATTTAAAAACGCTAATTTTATATGGAATACTGCCTTTTAATATAATTAAAGGCATAGTTATAGTAATATTTACTTCAGCTATATATAAAAAAATATCCCATTTATTTGTTTAG
- a CDS encoding redox-sensing transcriptional repressor Rex, with protein sequence MSRKSRVSMAVIRRLPKYHRYLNELLNRDIKRISSKELSEIIGFTASQIRQDLNNFGGFGQQGYGYNVEELYNEIGKILGLDRGYNTIIIGAGNLGQALANYSNFEKFGFRCKAMFDVNPKLIGLKIRDIEIKDMDTLEEFLSETQIDIGIICTNKESAQLIADRLTSCGVTAIWNFAPVDLKVPDDVIVENVHLIESLLTLTYLYKEREEEES encoded by the coding sequence ATGAGTAGAAAAAGTAGAGTTTCGATGGCGGTTATTAGAAGGTTACCTAAATATCATAGGTATTTAAATGAACTTTTAAATAGGGATATAAAGAGAATATCTTCAAAGGAATTAAGTGAAATAATAGGTTTTACAGCTTCTCAAATAAGACAGGATTTAAATAATTTTGGTGGTTTTGGACAGCAAGGATACGGATATAATGTAGAAGAATTATACAATGAAATTGGAAAAATTCTTGGACTTGATAGAGGATACAATACTATAATAATAGGTGCAGGTAATTTAGGACAAGCTCTAGCTAATTATTCTAATTTTGAGAAATTTGGTTTTAGATGTAAAGCGATGTTTGATGTTAATCCTAAACTTATTGGTTTAAAGATTAGAGATATTGAAATAAAAGATATGGATACATTAGAGGAATTTTTATCTGAGACCCAGATAGATATAGGGATTATTTGTACTAATAAGGAGAGTGCACAGCTGATAGCTGATAGATTGACATCATGTGGAGTTACAGCTATTTGGAACTTTGCACCTGTGGACCTTAAGGTTCCTGATGATGTAATAGTTGAAAACGTTCACTTGATAGAGAGTTTATTAACTCTTACTTATCTTTATAAAGAAAGGGAAGAAGAGGAGAGTTAA
- a CDS encoding ABC-F family ATP-binding cassette domain-containing protein — MIALSCSNITKSFGIDMILDNISFTINLGDKVGLIGKNGTGKSTLFKIITGQIPYDKGEIYIAKNKTIGYLKQNPDYDENKTIFDECLTVFKDLIELEKEIRNLEKKISEATDHESIAFKKLMDTYSNKLEEFNNRNGYAFKSEIRGVLKGLSFTEEDFDKPIYQLSGGQKSRLNIAKLLLKKPDILLLDEPTNHLDIDAISWLEIFLKNYNGTLLIISHDRYFLDQIVNKIFEIENTNLLECEGNYTDFIKYKKSLYESQMKKYIKQQKEIERQEEIIRRFKQHGTEKLAKRAKSREKMLKKMDIIEKPILNNERTRLKFETKINSGKDVLKVENLSKSFGNTLLFSNVNFNIYRGEKVGLIGPNGVGKTTLFKILLNNIDYNEGNIKLGHNVFLGYFDQELENLNEENNLIEEISDANPKLSEPEIRNLLAAFLFTGDDVFKKVSNLSGGEKNRLSLLKLMLSKSNFLLLDEPTNHLDLPSKEVLEDALIEYNGTILTISHDRYFLNKIATKILELSKDGIHEYLGNYDYYIEKKNLLNTPTEKNSNNKTKTQIKEEKKRKKQEEAEKKKRKQYLKDLEEKISNLESKITELENLMCKEEIYSNPEKSKEVHDELELIKSKLEKLYEEWEEFI; from the coding sequence ATGATAGCACTATCATGTAGCAATATTACTAAATCTTTTGGAATTGACATGATATTAGATAACATATCCTTTACTATAAATCTTGGCGACAAAGTAGGTTTAATCGGAAAAAATGGAACAGGTAAATCAACTCTATTTAAAATCATTACAGGTCAAATCCCATATGATAAAGGCGAAATATATATAGCAAAAAATAAAACAATAGGTTATTTAAAGCAAAATCCTGACTATGACGAAAATAAAACTATATTTGACGAATGTCTCACTGTTTTTAAAGACCTTATAGAATTAGAAAAAGAAATACGAAATTTAGAAAAAAAAATTTCAGAAGCTACTGACCATGAAAGTATAGCTTTTAAAAAATTAATGGATACCTACTCTAATAAACTCGAAGAATTTAATAATAGAAATGGGTATGCATTTAAAAGTGAGATAAGAGGCGTTTTAAAAGGACTTAGCTTTACTGAAGAAGATTTCGATAAACCAATATATCAATTAAGTGGTGGTCAAAAGTCTAGACTTAATATTGCAAAGCTCCTACTAAAAAAACCAGATATACTACTTTTAGATGAACCAACAAATCATTTAGATATTGATGCAATAAGCTGGCTAGAAATTTTTCTTAAAAACTACAATGGAACACTTCTCATCATATCACATGACAGATATTTTTTAGATCAAATAGTCAATAAAATTTTCGAAATAGAAAACACTAATCTTCTAGAATGTGAAGGTAATTATACCGATTTTATCAAATACAAAAAAAGTCTATATGAATCTCAAATGAAAAAATATATAAAACAGCAAAAAGAAATAGAAAGACAAGAAGAAATTATACGAAGATTTAAACAGCACGGAACTGAAAAATTAGCTAAAAGAGCTAAAAGCAGAGAAAAAATGCTTAAAAAAATGGATATTATAGAAAAACCTATATTAAATAATGAAAGGACAAGACTTAAATTTGAAACTAAAATCAACAGCGGAAAAGACGTTTTAAAAGTAGAAAATCTATCAAAATCTTTTGGAAATACTCTTTTATTTTCAAATGTAAACTTTAATATATATCGTGGTGAAAAAGTCGGTCTTATCGGTCCAAATGGTGTTGGTAAAACTACTTTATTCAAAATCTTACTTAACAATATAGACTACAACGAAGGAAATATCAAACTAGGTCATAATGTATTTCTTGGATATTTCGATCAAGAATTAGAAAACTTAAATGAAGAAAACAACTTAATTGAAGAAATTAGCGATGCAAATCCTAAACTTTCAGAACCGGAAATCAGAAATCTCTTAGCTGCATTCTTATTTACAGGAGATGATGTATTTAAAAAAGTATCTAATCTTAGTGGTGGTGAAAAAAATCGCCTATCACTTTTAAAACTAATGTTATCAAAATCTAACTTTTTATTACTCGATGAACCCACAAATCATTTAGACTTGCCTTCTAAGGAAGTACTTGAAGATGCACTTATTGAATATAATGGTACTATACTGACAATATCTCACGACAGATATTTTCTCAATAAAATTGCGACTAAAATATTAGAATTATCTAAAGATGGTATTCATGAATATCTTGGAAATTACGATTACTACATTGAAAAAAAGAATTTACTAAATACACCAACTGAAAAAAATTCTAATAATAAAACTAAAACTCAAATTAAAGAAGAAAAAAAACGTAAAAAACAGGAAGAAGCCGAAAAGAAAAAACGAAAACAATATTTAAAAGATTTAGAAGAAAAAATTTCAAATTTAGAATCTAAAATAACTGAACTAGAAAATCTCATGTGTAAAGAAGAAATATATTCAAATCCCGAAAAAAGCAAAGAAGTTCATGATGAATTAGAATTAATAAAATCCAAATTGGAAAAACTGTATGAAGAATGGGAAGAATTTATCTAG
- a CDS encoding glycerol-3-phosphate responsive antiterminator, whose protein sequence is MREKLVRKLEANPIIAAVNSLEKLDLAIDSPCEIVFLLTGNIFNLKQIIERVKNANMDIYVHIDLLDGFSRDMTALKYIYENMKPDGIITTKCNLVKMAKSMNIYVIQRLFLLDSLSLETGINSVHLTRPDAIEVMPGIMPKITKKIHDATNIPIIAGGLISDKEDVIGSLKAGAVAISTSKEEIWYM, encoded by the coding sequence GTGAGGGAAAAATTAGTTAGGAAGTTAGAAGCAAATCCTATAATTGCAGCTGTCAATAGCTTGGAAAAATTGGATTTAGCGATTGACTCGCCTTGTGAAATAGTTTTTTTGCTTACAGGTAATATTTTTAATTTAAAACAGATTATAGAAAGAGTAAAAAATGCAAATATGGATATATATGTTCATATAGACTTATTAGATGGATTTTCAAGAGATATGACAGCTTTAAAATATATTTATGAAAATATGAAGCCTGATGGAATAATTACTACAAAATGTAATTTAGTGAAAATGGCAAAGAGTATGAACATATATGTTATACAAAGACTTTTTTTGCTAGATTCATTATCATTGGAGACAGGTATAAATTCAGTACATTTAACGAGACCTGATGCAATAGAAGTAATGCCGGGAATTATGCCGAAAATTACAAAGAAAATACATGATGCAACTAATATTCCTATAATAGCTGGTGGGCTTATTAGCGATAAGGAAGATGTTATAGGAAGTCTTAAAGCAGGAGCTGTAGCAATATCTACAAGCAAAGAAGAAATTTGGTATATGTAG
- the tsaD gene encoding tRNA (adenosine(37)-N6)-threonylcarbamoyltransferase complex transferase subunit TsaD, giving the protein MEGSLITLALESSCDETSVAVVRNGREVLSNIISSQVDLHKKFGGVVPEVASRKHIENISCVIDEALEEANITFKDVDMIGVTYGPGLVGALLVGLSTAKALAYSLNVPLVGVNHIEGHIYANFIEHKELKPPFICLIVSGGHTHLVHMKDYGVYEVLGKTRDDAAGEAFDKVARALGLGYPGGPLIDNLSKKGNKEAINFPRTYLEDKSLDFSFSGLKSAVLNYLNNNRQKGIEISVEDVAASFQQAVIDVLVDKTITAAKRCSVKKIVLAGGVAANSGLRELLTARCREEGFELKYPSLRLCTDNAAMIGCAAYYDYIKGYRADMYLNAVPNLKLGDK; this is encoded by the coding sequence ATGGAAGGAAGTTTAATAACTTTAGCTTTGGAGTCAAGTTGTGATGAAACTTCTGTGGCTGTTGTAAGAAATGGTAGAGAAGTTCTTTCAAATATAATATCTTCTCAAGTAGATTTGCATAAAAAATTTGGTGGAGTTGTTCCAGAGGTTGCCTCTAGGAAGCATATAGAAAATATAAGCTGTGTTATAGATGAAGCTTTAGAAGAAGCAAATATAACATTTAAAGATGTAGATATGATAGGTGTTACTTATGGACCCGGTTTAGTTGGGGCTTTACTTGTGGGATTGTCTACTGCAAAAGCTTTAGCATATTCTTTAAATGTTCCGCTAGTAGGAGTTAATCATATAGAAGGTCATATATATGCAAATTTTATCGAACATAAAGAGTTAAAGCCTCCCTTTATTTGTTTAATTGTATCAGGCGGCCATACTCATCTTGTGCATATGAAGGATTATGGAGTATATGAGGTTTTAGGAAAAACTAGAGATGATGCTGCTGGAGAAGCTTTTGATAAAGTAGCAAGAGCACTTGGTTTAGGTTATCCCGGTGGGCCTCTTATAGATAATTTATCTAAAAAGGGAAATAAAGAAGCAATAAATTTTCCAAGAACTTATTTAGAAGATAAAAGTTTAGATTTTAGTTTTAGTGGATTAAAATCTGCTGTTTTAAATTATTTAAATAATAATAGGCAAAAAGGGATTGAAATATCAGTAGAAGATGTTGCAGCAAGCTTTCAGCAAGCAGTAATAGATGTACTTGTAGATAAAACTATAACTGCAGCAAAAAGATGTTCTGTAAAAAAGATAGTTTTAGCTGGTGGTGTAGCAGCTAATAGTGGATTAAGAGAGCTTTTAACTGCTAGATGTAGGGAAGAAGGTTTTGAGCTTAAATATCCTTCTTTAAGATTATGTACAGATAATGCTGCTATGATAGGGTGTGCTGCATATTATGATTATATAAAGGGATATAGAGCTGATATGTATTTAAATGCGGTGCCTAATTTGAAATTGGGAGATAAATAA
- the acpP gene encoding acyl carrier protein produces MAFEKIKEIIIEQLGLDEDTEITMETSLINDLEADSLDAVEVIMAIEDEFDIEIPDEDAEEFKNIGDIVKYVEEKM; encoded by the coding sequence ATGGCATTTGAAAAAATTAAAGAAATTATTATCGAACAACTAGGTTTAGATGAAGACACTGAAATTACAATGGAAACTTCATTAATCAATGATTTAGAAGCTGATTCACTTGACGCTGTTGAAGTTATAATGGCAATTGAAGATGAATTCGATATTGAAATTCCTGATGAAGATGCAGAAGAATTCAAAAATATCGGTGACATTGTAAAATATGTAGAAGAAAAAATGTAG